A region from the Nasonia vitripennis strain AsymCx unplaced genomic scaffold, Nvit_psr_1.1 unplaced0244, whole genome shotgun sequence genome encodes:
- the LOC107981611 gene encoding uncharacterized protein LOC107981611 isoform X5: MGTYLCIASNDVHPAVSKRVTLSVNCCNENEVEDSANSDETCKYLNSEQDRLHEHSNDSSQINNWNVESCNNSPEICRVNEHSSFNLSGKFSHHSNEISRLDQSKLELFLSNSNRSDCSDEENADEYLTNIKSDFALPPIKKRKFERASMIPEDDPNSSGSEYQPSNEDYLDDSDSDLTDFNAEFEKSKKSHKTERLTKRKVVSKVNNSRVHKPISFESNELNSDVDVPSKIEAPHTETKKPAKRKKFLFELYSTTNRVSEKEKEININNCEPTTTDLPQTNSEYKEKENEEQNDQNESNRGCETSTVNFRSSTFVENTTNVPPPNKNVNSLKRKRNTIEDLDFPTQTIGFSDEGGTFYYKLNCCCFCHSLELRVDRHYKTHHPEEQEVQFLIHCKSAAERRVKYKELRLRGNDYYNNDRTINPKGIIICSRRISRPKMIEKQKLLQTESQSNEEVSTDNIPAKQENTMKSSITTTTDMTASSISGVFKLKCAVCNIWVVPQNLRNHYRSAHYTMGDRNSKQILKEAKRCMLAVHPKTDPRVKDHIFAKIRDPVVSALVRQDILIVLFANKFADKFSNTKQLDMVRGYVRLIAKFMLEMKNLCPELEDFKMVFRPQYWDSVIEAMRKVSDYDAATQRFGITYNAETLPLLFRKCFKILRHFFVTVKDTENIQNLNDFIAIFDDDIQNAILIKAYLSRKELNRHTNDKPLPPSNDIVIFREFLNVLREQTLDKVKETNVMTYEQYYILTVCVALLIESFNRRRNGEVARVLLKDFESIKQADENCEFFKQLTEEEKEERLAFYRMDILGKRYDGKGSLYMDNLDYDCLKLLVKHRKSFNISSTNAYLFAIKNGRDNVERYVDLYDSMCRFTKKCNDEYKPINHKAIRATALRKHAATVNGVIDDGKNTQMCAELLGHSEQMQKSKYKRVVDKQDVANVNFLKRINSTNYESPIRNKHQSQKPPLPSLDSSNDDVQESIVSDRKTGAWDHDECAAFREVFKPHLSSRRTPSSPEIRQARSSNRYLGQRSLAQISARFYNIYAGKLKKF, translated from the exons gTTGTAACGAAAATGAAGTTGAAGATTCAGCAAACTCCGATGAAACTTGCAAATATCTCAACTCAGAGCAAGACCGTCTTCAtg agcACAGTAATGATTCgtcacaaataaataattggaATGTAGAATCTTGCAATAATTCACCAGAAATTTGCAGAGTTAATGAGCATTCTAGCTTTAATTTGAGTGGCAAATTCAGCCATCATTCAAATGAAATATCTAGACTGGACCAATCAAagttagaattatttttatcaaattcaaATCGAAGTGACTGTTCAGATGAAGAAAATGcag atgAATATTTGACGAATATAAAAAGCGATTTTGCGTTACCTCcaatcaaaaaaagaaaatttgaacGGGCATCAATGATACCTGAAGATGATCCGAATTCCTCGGGATCTGAATACCAACCATCCAATGAAGATTACTTAGATGACTCAGATAGTGACTTGACCGACTTTAATGcagaatttgaaaaatcgaagaaatccCATAAGACGGAACGTCTTACGAAAAGAAAAGTAGTTTCAAAAGTCAATAACTCAAGGGTTCATAAACCAATATCATTTGAATCAAATGAATTAAATTCAGATGTGGATGTACCGTCAAAAATAGAGGCTCCTCATACCGAAACAAAAAAACCtgcaaagcgaaaaaaatttttatttgaactATATTCTACCACAAACCGAGTAtctgagaaagaaaaagaaataaatataaataattgtgAACCAACTACGACTGATTTACCTCAAACTAATTCtgaatataaagaaaaagaaaatgaagaacAAAATGATCAAAATGAAAGTAATAGAGGATGTGAAACATCTACAGTTAATTTTCGTTCATCTACATTTGTCGAAAACACAACAAATGTTCCGCCACCTAACAAGAATGTTAATTCATTAAAGCGTAAACGCAACACCATCGAAGACTTAGATTTTCCTACACAAACAATAGGTTTTTCCGATGAAGGTGGaactttttattacaaactAAATTGCTGTTGTTTTTGTCATAGCCTAGAATTGAGAGTGGATCGACATTATAAAACCCACCACCCTGAAGAGCAAGAAGtgcaatttttaattcattgcAAATCCGCTGCAGAAAGAAGAGTTAAGTATAAAGAGCTGCGTTTACGTGGGAATGATTATTACAATAATGACAGAACAATTAATCCTAAAGGAATAATCATTTGCTcgcggagaatttctcgtccAAAAATGATTGAGAAACAGAAATTGTTACAAACAGAATCTCAGAGCAATGAAGAAGTTTCCACAGATAATATACCTGCAAAGCAAGAGAATACAATGAAGAGCTCTATTACAACTACAACTGATATGACTGCATCTTCAATATCAGGAGTATTCAAATTGAAATGCGCTGTTTGTAATATATGGGTTGTACCTCAAAATTTGCGAAATCATTATAGATCAGCTCATTATACTATGGGAGATCGTAATTCTAAGCAAATTTTAAAGGAAGCAAAACGTTGCATGTTAGCCGTGCACCCAAAAACAGACCCACGAGTGAAAGAtcatatttttgcaaaaataagaGATCCTGTAGTTTCAGCTTTAGTGAGGCAAGACATTcttattgttttatttgctAACAAATTCGCAGATAAATTTTCGAATACTAAACAACTTGATATGGTCAGAGGTTACGTTCGTCTTATTGCGAAATTCATGTTGGAGATGAAAAACTTGTGCCCCGAATTAGAAGATTTTAAAATGGTCTTTAGACCTCAATATTGGGATAGTGTTATTGAAGCCATGAGAAAAGTTAGTGATTATGATGCAGCAACTCAACGTTTTGGCATAACATATAATGCTGAAACATTACCTCTTCTTTTTCgcaaatgttttaaaattttacgacACTTCTTCGTTACTGTCAAAGATACTGaaaacattcaaaatttgaatgattttATAGCCATCTTTGACGACGATATTCAGAATGCAATACTTATCAAGGCATACCTCTCAAGAAAAGAATTGAATCGTCATACGAATGATAAACCACTGCCACCATCTAACGACATAGTTATCTTCAGAGAATTCTTGAATGTACTTAGGGAACAGACCTTAGATAAAGTAAAGGAAACTAACGTGATGACCTATGAACAATATTATATACTCACAGTGTGCGTTGCATTGCTCATCGAAAGTTTCAATCGTCGACGCAACGGGGAAGTTGCTAGAGTCCTTTTAAAAGATTTTGAATCTATTAAACAAGCAGACGAAAATTGTGAGTTCTTTAAACAGTTGACTGAGGAAGAGAAGGAGGAACGTTTAGCATTCTACAGAATGGATATTTTGGGAAAACGATACGATGGTAAAGGATCTTTGTACATGGATAATTTAGATTAtgattgtttaaaattattggTAAAACATAGGAAgtcatttaatatttcttcGACTAATGCTTatttatttgccataaaaaaTGGACGAGATAATGTAGAGAGATATGTAGATTTGTACGATTCAATGTGCCGGTTCACAAAAAAATGCAATGATGAATATAAACCAATTAATCACAAAGCAATACGTGCTACTGCACTGCGTAAGCATGCAGCCACTGTAAATGGTGTAATAGATGATGGGAAGAACACTCAAATGTGTGCAGAGCTCTTAGGACACTCTGAACAAATGcagaaatcaaaatacaagAGGGTCGTCGATAAACAAGATGTTGCGAATGTCAATTTCCTTAAAAGGATCAACAGCACAAACTACGAATCACCCATTAGAAATAAACATCAATCTCAAAAACCCCCGCTACCATCCCTGGATAGTTCCAACGATGATGTACAGGAATCAATCGTTTCAG
- the LOC107981611 gene encoding uncharacterized protein LOC107981611 isoform X3 produces the protein MDGPNPEEEIEEFDPNDYQSFDLIIDHNSEKDDNIKFYLNENQLFDNESFKQNILLDATDDEKDTNNNADLYTSDFEELDSESIIGSAYYEKINDDNDKTVVENTFIVGCNENEVEDSANSDETCKYLNSEQDRLHEHSNDSSQINNWNVESCNNSPEICRVNEHSSFNLSGKFSHHSNEISRLDQSKLELFLSNSNRSDCSDEENADEYLTNIKSDFALPPIKKRKFERASMIPEDDPNSSGSEYQPSNEDYLDDSDSDLTDFNAEFEKSKKSHKTERLTKRKVVSKVNNSRVHKPISFESNELNSDVDVPSKIEAPHTETKKPAKRKKFLFELYSTTNRVSEKEKEININNCEPTTTDLPQTNSEYKEKENEEQNDQNESNRGCETSTVNFRSSTFVENTTNVPPPNKNVNSLKRKRNTIEDLDFPTQTIGFSDEGGTFYYKLNCCCFCHSLELRVDRHYKTHHPEEQEVQFLIHCKSAAERRVKYKELRLRGNDYYNNDRTINPKGIIICSRRISRPKMIEKQKLLQTESQSNEEVSTDNIPAKQENTMKSSITTTTDMTASSISGVFKLKCAVCNIWVVPQNLRNHYRSAHYTMGDRNSKQILKEAKRCMLAVHPKTDPRVKDHIFAKIRDPVVSALVRQDILIVLFANKFADKFSNTKQLDMVRGYVRLIAKFMLEMKNLCPELEDFKMVFRPQYWDSVIEAMRKVSDYDAATQRFGITYNAETLPLLFRKCFKILRHFFVTVKDTENIQNLNDFIAIFDDDIQNAILIKAYLSRKELNRHTNDKPLPPSNDIVIFREFLNVLREQTLDKVKETNVMTYEQYYILTVCVALLIESFNRRRNGEVARVLLKDFESIKQADENCEFFKQLTEEEKEERLAFYRMDILGKRYDGKGSLYMDNLDYDCLKLLVKHRKSFNISSTNAYLFAIKNGRDNVERYVDLYDSMCRFTKKCNDEYKPINHKAIRATALRKHAATVNGVIDDGKNTQMCAELLGHSEQMQKSKYKRVVDKQDVANVNFLKRINSTNYESPIRNKHQSQKPPLPSLDSSNDDVQESIVSDRKTGAWDHDECAAFREVFKPHLSSRRTPSSPEIRQARSSNRYLGQRSLAQISARFYNIYAGKLKKF, from the exons ATGGATGGTCCAAACCCTGAAGAGGAAATCGAAGAATTCGATCCTAACGATTATCAATCATTTGATTTAATTATTGACCATAACTCTGAAAAGGATGATAACATCAAATTTTACCTAAATGAGAATCAGTTATTTGACAATGAATCGttcaaacaaaatattttactcgatGCTACAGATGATGAAAAAGACACTAATAATAATGCAGATTTATATACGTCAGACTTTGAGGAACTAGACTCCGAAAGTATTATTGGTTCAGCgtactatgaaaaaataaatgatgataatgataaaaCAGTAGTTGAAAATACTTTCATCGTTG gTTGTAACGAAAATGAAGTTGAAGATTCAGCAAACTCCGATGAAACTTGCAAATATCTCAACTCAGAGCAAGACCGTCTTCAtg agcACAGTAATGATTCgtcacaaataaataattggaATGTAGAATCTTGCAATAATTCACCAGAAATTTGCAGAGTTAATGAGCATTCTAGCTTTAATTTGAGTGGCAAATTCAGCCATCATTCAAATGAAATATCTAGACTGGACCAATCAAagttagaattatttttatcaaattcaaATCGAAGTGACTGTTCAGATGAAGAAAATGcag atgAATATTTGACGAATATAAAAAGCGATTTTGCGTTACCTCcaatcaaaaaaagaaaatttgaacGGGCATCAATGATACCTGAAGATGATCCGAATTCCTCGGGATCTGAATACCAACCATCCAATGAAGATTACTTAGATGACTCAGATAGTGACTTGACCGACTTTAATGcagaatttgaaaaatcgaagaaatccCATAAGACGGAACGTCTTACGAAAAGAAAAGTAGTTTCAAAAGTCAATAACTCAAGGGTTCATAAACCAATATCATTTGAATCAAATGAATTAAATTCAGATGTGGATGTACCGTCAAAAATAGAGGCTCCTCATACCGAAACAAAAAAACCtgcaaagcgaaaaaaatttttatttgaactATATTCTACCACAAACCGAGTAtctgagaaagaaaaagaaataaatataaataattgtgAACCAACTACGACTGATTTACCTCAAACTAATTCtgaatataaagaaaaagaaaatgaagaacAAAATGATCAAAATGAAAGTAATAGAGGATGTGAAACATCTACAGTTAATTTTCGTTCATCTACATTTGTCGAAAACACAACAAATGTTCCGCCACCTAACAAGAATGTTAATTCATTAAAGCGTAAACGCAACACCATCGAAGACTTAGATTTTCCTACACAAACAATAGGTTTTTCCGATGAAGGTGGaactttttattacaaactAAATTGCTGTTGTTTTTGTCATAGCCTAGAATTGAGAGTGGATCGACATTATAAAACCCACCACCCTGAAGAGCAAGAAGtgcaatttttaattcattgcAAATCCGCTGCAGAAAGAAGAGTTAAGTATAAAGAGCTGCGTTTACGTGGGAATGATTATTACAATAATGACAGAACAATTAATCCTAAAGGAATAATCATTTGCTcgcggagaatttctcgtccAAAAATGATTGAGAAACAGAAATTGTTACAAACAGAATCTCAGAGCAATGAAGAAGTTTCCACAGATAATATACCTGCAAAGCAAGAGAATACAATGAAGAGCTCTATTACAACTACAACTGATATGACTGCATCTTCAATATCAGGAGTATTCAAATTGAAATGCGCTGTTTGTAATATATGGGTTGTACCTCAAAATTTGCGAAATCATTATAGATCAGCTCATTATACTATGGGAGATCGTAATTCTAAGCAAATTTTAAAGGAAGCAAAACGTTGCATGTTAGCCGTGCACCCAAAAACAGACCCACGAGTGAAAGAtcatatttttgcaaaaataagaGATCCTGTAGTTTCAGCTTTAGTGAGGCAAGACATTcttattgttttatttgctAACAAATTCGCAGATAAATTTTCGAATACTAAACAACTTGATATGGTCAGAGGTTACGTTCGTCTTATTGCGAAATTCATGTTGGAGATGAAAAACTTGTGCCCCGAATTAGAAGATTTTAAAATGGTCTTTAGACCTCAATATTGGGATAGTGTTATTGAAGCCATGAGAAAAGTTAGTGATTATGATGCAGCAACTCAACGTTTTGGCATAACATATAATGCTGAAACATTACCTCTTCTTTTTCgcaaatgttttaaaattttacgacACTTCTTCGTTACTGTCAAAGATACTGaaaacattcaaaatttgaatgattttATAGCCATCTTTGACGACGATATTCAGAATGCAATACTTATCAAGGCATACCTCTCAAGAAAAGAATTGAATCGTCATACGAATGATAAACCACTGCCACCATCTAACGACATAGTTATCTTCAGAGAATTCTTGAATGTACTTAGGGAACAGACCTTAGATAAAGTAAAGGAAACTAACGTGATGACCTATGAACAATATTATATACTCACAGTGTGCGTTGCATTGCTCATCGAAAGTTTCAATCGTCGACGCAACGGGGAAGTTGCTAGAGTCCTTTTAAAAGATTTTGAATCTATTAAACAAGCAGACGAAAATTGTGAGTTCTTTAAACAGTTGACTGAGGAAGAGAAGGAGGAACGTTTAGCATTCTACAGAATGGATATTTTGGGAAAACGATACGATGGTAAAGGATCTTTGTACATGGATAATTTAGATTAtgattgtttaaaattattggTAAAACATAGGAAgtcatttaatatttcttcGACTAATGCTTatttatttgccataaaaaaTGGACGAGATAATGTAGAGAGATATGTAGATTTGTACGATTCAATGTGCCGGTTCACAAAAAAATGCAATGATGAATATAAACCAATTAATCACAAAGCAATACGTGCTACTGCACTGCGTAAGCATGCAGCCACTGTAAATGGTGTAATAGATGATGGGAAGAACACTCAAATGTGTGCAGAGCTCTTAGGACACTCTGAACAAATGcagaaatcaaaatacaagAGGGTCGTCGATAAACAAGATGTTGCGAATGTCAATTTCCTTAAAAGGATCAACAGCACAAACTACGAATCACCCATTAGAAATAAACATCAATCTCAAAAACCCCCGCTACCATCCCTGGATAGTTCCAACGATGATGTACAGGAATCAATCGTTTCAG